From Solidesulfovibrio carbinoliphilus subsp. oakridgensis, the proteins below share one genomic window:
- a CDS encoding TetR/AcrR family transcriptional regulator, producing the protein MSPKQTRAATSGRRQDILRAALACFAELGFSRTTMADIRRRSKSSTGSVYHLFKSKEDLAAALYLEGITAYQAGWITALEARTDAREGLQAVVAYCLEWVAHNEDWARYLFGQRRTTLSPAAEEELRAANEKFLGRAARWFAAQVEAGQLRPLPPDITIALIAGPYLEFMRQILSGRTETPLNEAANLLAEAAWRALAARHESPPPTGREHGGDT; encoded by the coding sequence ATGTCCCCCAAACAGACACGCGCTGCCACTTCTGGACGACGCCAGGACATCCTTCGTGCCGCCCTGGCCTGTTTCGCTGAACTCGGCTTTTCTCGAACCACGATGGCTGATATCCGCCGCCGCTCCAAGTCGAGCACCGGCAGCGTCTACCACCTCTTCAAGAGCAAGGAGGATCTGGCCGCTGCCCTCTATCTCGAAGGTATCACCGCGTATCAGGCAGGATGGATTACCGCCCTGGAGGCCCGGACGGACGCCCGGGAAGGCCTTCAGGCCGTAGTTGCCTATTGTCTTGAATGGGTCGCCCATAACGAGGACTGGGCTCGCTATCTCTTCGGCCAACGTCGTACCACACTTTCACCCGCCGCCGAGGAAGAGTTGCGGGCCGCAAACGAGAAATTCCTGGGCCGGGCGGCCAGGTGGTTTGCCGCCCAGGTGGAGGCTGGCCAATTGCGGCCACTCCCCCCGGACATCACCATAGCGCTGATCGCCGGACCGTATCTGGAATTTATGCGTCAAATCCTGTCCGGTCGAACCGAAACACCCCTTAACGAGGCTGCCAACCTCCTGGCTGAAGCCGCCTGGAGGGCGTTGGCGGCCCGCCACGAGAGCCCACCCCCGACCGGTCGTGAGCACGGGGGAGACACATAA
- a CDS encoding cytochrome ubiquinol oxidase subunit I — translation MDFPVWQNGAFGGGFFIALIAVLHVFVAHFAVGGGLFLVLTEAKARKAGSAPIMAYLHRHTRFFLLLTMVFGALSGVGIWFTISVLSPQATLVLIRTFVWGWATEWTFFAGEIAALLVYYYGFDRLEPARHQLVGFFYFLFAWLSLFTVNGIIGFMLTPGQWPVTLDFWDGLFNPTFLPSLVLRTAMALLLAGLFGFGTALGIRDEEARETMLRAACRWVVYAAPVLLLSGWWYVGVLPPSVRDFVLRRSTEMPALRLAYPVLLLAVAAGSLALATRLPLPVRRALAALLLLCGLGLIGTFETLREAARKPWLISGLVWSTDIRPSQAAPYDAPFLPRLKWAKVRQVTAENKLAAGHALYTAQCLACHAVGGPFKDIRNYTKHIGSEGVSAFLAGQGKLFTQMPPFLGNPAEREALAAYVAEGLNGRPPEKDEPVAVEPATVDLPAFDPDTASHLLLAFNTLGVVATAGCDGSFTLAVPGNTLTAVLVKRDVTPEVVTANVSLTYEAPDGFKHPSKRSDFWKYAKSLTGRELAPDISTTGLGPDGTMAAGDKVFAAAGIPVTPYPDTGGVNSYPVFTVTAKDAATGAVLATTRAVAPTSTEMRCFTCHGGGFAVDGTTGVAPDTARDILSVHDKRNGTDMAQRAAAGQPVACQSCHPDAGPNAGPEAKGLPELLSLSAAIHGFHANYMTGSDETACARCHPTAPTGVTQAQRDNHNAAGIGCPRCHGFMEDHALSLLAAEKAAGKTAAAWLMAPLAPRSVPDVAAIHPRAAWTQEPDCLTCHKDFTRPAKDATAFNAWTKDASGLFRNRREDTGNIPCAACHGSPHATTVAVNDYGLDVNNIPSMQYMGAPGVLGSGKRCDVCHTVPMEGGDVHHANMER, via the coding sequence ATGGACTTTCCCGTCTGGCAGAACGGAGCCTTTGGCGGCGGCTTTTTCATTGCCCTCATCGCCGTGCTCCACGTGTTCGTGGCCCACTTCGCCGTCGGCGGCGGGCTTTTCCTGGTCCTGACCGAGGCCAAGGCCCGCAAGGCCGGCAGCGCGCCGATCATGGCCTATCTTCACCGCCACACCCGGTTTTTCCTGCTCCTGACCATGGTCTTCGGGGCCCTGTCCGGGGTCGGTATCTGGTTCACCATCTCGGTCCTCTCGCCCCAGGCCACGCTGGTCCTCATCCGGACGTTCGTCTGGGGCTGGGCCACGGAGTGGACCTTTTTCGCCGGCGAGATCGCGGCGCTGCTCGTCTACTATTACGGCTTCGACCGGCTGGAGCCGGCCAGGCACCAGTTGGTCGGGTTTTTCTACTTCCTGTTCGCCTGGCTTTCCCTTTTTACGGTCAACGGCATCATCGGCTTCATGCTGACGCCCGGCCAGTGGCCGGTGACGCTCGATTTCTGGGACGGCCTTTTCAATCCCACCTTCCTGCCGTCCCTGGTCCTGCGTACGGCCATGGCCCTGCTCCTGGCCGGACTTTTCGGCTTCGGCACGGCCCTTGGCATCCGCGACGAGGAGGCCCGGGAGACCATGCTGCGGGCGGCCTGCCGCTGGGTGGTCTACGCCGCCCCGGTGCTGCTGCTCTCCGGCTGGTGGTATGTCGGCGTCCTGCCGCCGTCCGTGCGCGACTTCGTGCTGCGCCGCTCGACCGAGATGCCGGCCTTGCGCCTGGCCTATCCGGTCCTGCTCCTGGCCGTGGCCGCCGGTTCCCTGGCTCTGGCCACCCGGCTGCCGCTGCCGGTCCGCCGGGCCCTGGCCGCGCTGTTGCTCCTTTGCGGCCTCGGCCTCATCGGCACCTTCGAGACCCTGCGCGAGGCGGCCCGCAAGCCCTGGCTCATAAGTGGGCTGGTCTGGTCCACGGACATCCGTCCGAGCCAGGCCGCGCCCTATGACGCGCCGTTTCTCCCCCGGCTCAAGTGGGCCAAGGTCCGGCAGGTCACGGCCGAAAACAAACTTGCCGCCGGCCACGCGCTCTACACCGCCCAGTGCCTGGCCTGCCACGCCGTGGGCGGCCCATTCAAAGACATCCGAAATTATACCAAGCACATCGGGTCCGAAGGGGTCAGCGCCTTCCTGGCCGGCCAGGGCAAGCTTTTCACCCAGATGCCGCCTTTTCTGGGCAACCCGGCCGAGCGCGAGGCCCTGGCCGCCTACGTGGCCGAAGGCCTGAACGGCCGGCCGCCCGAAAAAGACGAGCCGGTCGCCGTAGAGCCGGCCACCGTGGACCTGCCGGCCTTTGACCCGGACACGGCCAGCCATCTCCTCCTGGCGTTCAATACCCTCGGCGTGGTGGCCACGGCCGGCTGCGACGGCTCGTTCACCCTGGCCGTGCCCGGCAACACGCTGACGGCCGTGCTCGTAAAGCGCGACGTCACCCCCGAGGTGGTCACGGCCAACGTCAGCCTGACCTACGAGGCCCCGGACGGGTTCAAGCATCCGTCGAAACGCTCCGATTTCTGGAAATACGCCAAATCGCTGACCGGCAGGGAGCTGGCCCCGGACATCTCGACCACCGGCCTTGGGCCCGACGGGACCATGGCCGCCGGGGACAAGGTCTTTGCCGCGGCCGGCATCCCGGTCACGCCCTATCCGGACACCGGCGGGGTCAACTCCTATCCGGTCTTCACGGTCACGGCCAAGGACGCGGCCACCGGCGCGGTCCTGGCCACGACCCGGGCCGTGGCCCCGACTTCAACCGAAATGCGGTGCTTTACCTGCCACGGCGGCGGTTTTGCCGTGGACGGCACGACCGGCGTGGCCCCGGACACGGCCCGGGACATCCTCTCGGTCCACGACAAGCGAAACGGCACCGACATGGCCCAAAGGGCCGCCGCCGGCCAGCCCGTGGCCTGCCAGTCCTGCCACCCGGACGCCGGCCCGAACGCCGGTCCGGAGGCCAAGGGCCTGCCGGAACTCCTCTCGCTCTCGGCCGCCATCCACGGCTTTCACGCCAACTACATGACCGGCTCCGACGAGACCGCCTGCGCCAGGTGCCATCCCACTGCGCCGACCGGCGTCACCCAGGCCCAGCGCGACAACCACAACGCCGCCGGCATCGGCTGTCCGCGCTGCCACGGCTTTATGGAAGACCACGCCCTGTCGCTTTTGGCCGCCGAAAAAGCGGCCGGCAAAACGGCGGCGGCCTGGCTCATGGCCCCGCTTGCGCCCCGAAGCGTGCCGGACGTGGCCGCCATCCATCCCCGGGCCGCCTGGACCCAGGAGCCCGACTGCCTGACCTGCCACAAGGACTTCACCCGGCCGGCCAAGGACGCCACGGCCTTTAACGCCTGGACCAAGGACGCCTCCGGCCTTTTCCGCAACCGCCGGGAAGACACCGGCAACATCCCCTGCGCCGCCTGCCACGGCAGCCCCCACGCGACCACCGTGGCCGTCAACGACTACGGCCTGGACGTCAACAACATCCCGTCCATGCAGTACATGGGAGCGCCCGGCGTCCTCGGCTCGGGCAAGCGCTGCGACGTCTGCCACACCGTCCCCATGGAAGGCGGCGACGTCCACCACGCCAACATGGAGCGGTAG
- a CDS encoding DUF362 domain-containing protein, producing the protein MTQTNDTPREPAKVFFADLRARAANKNRTAKLKKLFEAVGCENIVAKGDLTAVKLHFGERGCDTHISPTHARAVVERIKALGGRPFVTDTNTLYSGSRHNAVDHIATAVEHGFDYAVLGAPVVIADGLDSTNVIEVEIAGKHFTRVKIAGDIVRADSLVVLSHFKGHELAGFGGAVKNLAMGCAPRAGKQDQHCVRFAVDAKKCIGCGECVAVCPVGAATMADRKAAIDKSSCIGCGECLTVCPKKAMSIDWHTEIVPFMERMVEYACGAVAGKAGKVAYFNFLTNVTPDCDCVPWSDAPIVPDIGFLASTDPVALDKACCDLVNEQAACPDCKLEHGLPSGEDKFTALWKWTRGDMTFVHGEAMGLGTPRYELVKVG; encoded by the coding sequence ATGACCCAGACCAATGACACGCCCCGCGAGCCGGCCAAGGTCTTTTTCGCGGACCTGCGCGCCCGGGCGGCCAACAAGAACCGCACGGCCAAGCTCAAAAAGCTCTTCGAGGCCGTCGGCTGCGAGAACATCGTCGCCAAGGGCGACCTGACCGCCGTCAAGCTCCACTTCGGCGAGCGCGGCTGCGACACCCACATAAGCCCCACCCACGCCCGGGCCGTGGTCGAGCGGATCAAGGCCCTTGGCGGCCGGCCTTTCGTCACCGACACCAACACGCTTTATTCCGGCAGCCGCCACAACGCCGTGGACCACATCGCGACGGCCGTGGAGCACGGCTTCGACTACGCGGTCCTCGGCGCGCCGGTGGTCATCGCCGACGGCCTGGACAGCACCAACGTCATCGAGGTCGAAATCGCCGGCAAGCACTTCACCAGGGTCAAGATCGCCGGCGACATCGTGCGGGCCGACAGCCTGGTGGTCCTCTCCCACTTCAAGGGCCACGAGCTGGCCGGCTTCGGCGGGGCGGTCAAGAACCTGGCCATGGGCTGCGCCCCCCGGGCCGGCAAGCAGGACCAGCACTGCGTCCGCTTTGCCGTGGATGCCAAAAAGTGCATCGGCTGCGGCGAATGCGTGGCCGTCTGCCCGGTCGGCGCGGCCACCATGGCCGACAGGAAGGCGGCCATCGACAAGTCCTCGTGCATCGGCTGCGGCGAGTGCCTGACCGTGTGCCCGAAAAAGGCCATGTCCATCGACTGGCACACGGAAATCGTGCCCTTCATGGAGCGGATGGTGGAATACGCCTGCGGCGCGGTGGCGGGTAAGGCCGGGAAGGTCGCCTACTTCAACTTCCTGACCAACGTGACCCCGGACTGCGACTGCGTGCCCTGGTCCGACGCGCCCATCGTGCCGGACATCGGCTTTCTGGCTTCGACCGACCCGGTGGCCCTGGACAAGGCCTGCTGCGACCTGGTCAACGAGCAGGCCGCCTGCCCGGACTGCAAGCTCGAACACGGCCTGCCGTCCGGGGAGGACAAGTTCACGGCCCTGTGGAAGTGGACGCGCGGGGACATGACCTTCGTCCACGGCGAAGCCATGGGACTCGGCACGCCGCGCTACGAGTTGGTCAAAGTGGGGTAA
- the corA gene encoding magnesium/cobalt transporter CorA — translation MLERFRQRARGDKELTEDQSAFPVKSGFTPYVIVYSCDGTAVTVRRYDRLEEGEPELAPDKVNWVRVVGVHDEGLVRTVAKRFGMHPLLVEDVLSTGHRPVMEDYDTLEFVLLRLLGYDEEEKRVLAEQVCLVSGEGFVLTFQEREANLWDELAGRLEKGGGRLAKRDRVHLTHALISSILDEYILTLGRLAEDIEELEQLVLSGGNGDTLMETYRLKREVLFLHRSLWPLREVLLRYVPGEAGGGGAAEDLLWNDIRQDVYQVLDAVETLREMLSEMVGLAMTKAELRMNAVGQYLTLVATIFLPLNFLVGFYGMNFDTLPFRSEPWSIYALMAVMAATIIGMTLYFYRKHWIAGAKAVE, via the coding sequence ATGCTGGAACGCTTCAGGCAACGCGCCCGCGGGGACAAGGAGCTGACCGAAGACCAGTCCGCCTTTCCGGTCAAGTCCGGGTTCACGCCGTACGTCATCGTCTATTCCTGCGACGGCACGGCCGTGACCGTGCGGCGTTACGACCGGCTGGAAGAAGGGGAGCCGGAACTCGCCCCGGACAAGGTCAACTGGGTCCGGGTGGTCGGGGTGCACGACGAGGGGCTGGTGCGGACCGTGGCCAAGCGGTTCGGCATGCATCCGCTGTTGGTCGAGGACGTGCTGTCCACCGGACACCGGCCGGTGATGGAGGACTACGACACCCTCGAATTCGTGCTCCTGCGCCTCCTTGGCTACGACGAGGAGGAAAAGCGCGTCCTGGCCGAGCAGGTCTGCCTGGTTTCCGGGGAGGGCTTCGTGCTGACCTTCCAGGAGCGCGAGGCCAACCTGTGGGACGAGCTGGCCGGCCGCCTGGAAAAGGGCGGCGGCAGACTGGCCAAGCGCGACCGGGTGCATCTGACCCACGCCCTCATCTCGTCCATCCTCGACGAATACATCCTGACCCTTGGCCGGCTGGCCGAGGACATCGAGGAGCTGGAACAGCTGGTGCTCTCCGGCGGCAACGGCGACACGCTCATGGAGACGTACCGGCTCAAGCGCGAGGTGCTCTTTCTGCACCGGTCGCTGTGGCCGCTTCGCGAGGTGCTCCTGCGCTACGTGCCGGGCGAGGCGGGCGGCGGGGGCGCGGCCGAGGACCTTCTCTGGAACGACATCCGTCAGGATGTCTACCAGGTGCTCGACGCGGTGGAGACCTTGCGCGAGATGCTGTCGGAAATGGTGGGGCTGGCCATGACCAAGGCGGAGTTGCGCATGAACGCCGTGGGCCAGTATCTGACCCTTGTGGCCACGATCTTCTTGCCGCTCAATTTCCTGGTCGGCTTCTACGGCATGAACTTCGACACCCTGCCGTTTCGGTCCGAACCCTGGAGCATCTACGCGCTGATGGCCGTCATGGCCGCGACCATCATTGGCATGACCCTTTATTTCTACCGCAAACACTGGATCGCCGGCGCCAAGGCCGTCGAATAA
- a CDS encoding mechanosensitive ion channel family protein, which translates to MTPCRAFLSASRLAGALVLCLALGLALAGPLPLRAADENDWGMVIEALRRQDQIVHTRLEEFKSRHAAEAAAEAEALEQLLRERARLALWQATASDPWEIRDVLAGFARLRREVARLAQQPQQVWASLDQSVLALETYKDRLDDITRQEVPERFRQEIEPSRQAIASLRESVAAARDAVADETSTLRDLAGQVAKAEAALQANLAASWKAYYTEIFPSPVSASFLQALSQNLEDWDLWIGLCGELLRTRHNQRELWRGAATGGGLALAVLAAALVVARLSRRGVQASVNPGTIVKAGGCVAAGVFFLAVAQRAPFFLFTGLSSIGEILLTASLVHLSRLRRPSEAAPPRPPILWPTWRLFALGLLLEAVRVPEVFMGPILAVVLAVAAVAFFKRRKATPRRQRLDRAITTALAFLLPLLAGLALCGLPQTAVLGASFLFYVGLALRYAGLTTRFLDHRETDRHPAKPHLLFAVAAAAGYPFFFLTYLFLFLWLLSTQFGGENVFLELLTTETHIESVGISLKKIASLLAGFYATRAGMALAAAGIAGVAARRRDIERGAKSSLLTINTYGWWGLYALFAMSVLGLSLTSVAVVAGGLSVGIGFGLQTMVNNFISGLILLFGRSVQAGDTIQLGDATGVVKEVNIRNTEVLTTENATVFVPNSELVSGKIVNWSHRDPSVRRDIGVGVAYGSDTGQVRELLLAAAASCPAVLGNPPATVLHWDFGPSTLDFRLRVWLADVAGAVTAACAIREAIDRLFRQAGIEIAFPQADLHLRSAPVLERLLDSHLTGTRERLEEHAVRLDDLERKNRRSEKTAGGPQEEVPHDPDQ; encoded by the coding sequence ATGACGCCCTGCCGCGCCTTCCTGTCCGCCAGCCGCCTGGCCGGAGCCCTGGTTTTGTGCCTGGCCCTGGGCCTGGCGCTGGCCGGGCCCTTGCCGCTTCGGGCCGCGGACGAGAACGACTGGGGCATGGTCATTGAGGCCCTGCGCCGCCAGGATCAGATCGTCCACACCCGGCTGGAGGAATTCAAAAGCCGCCACGCCGCCGAGGCGGCCGCCGAGGCCGAGGCGCTGGAGCAGCTGTTGCGCGAGCGGGCCAGGCTCGCCCTGTGGCAGGCCACGGCTTCGGACCCGTGGGAAATCCGCGACGTGCTGGCCGGTTTCGCCAGGCTGCGCCGGGAGGTGGCCCGCCTGGCCCAGCAGCCGCAGCAGGTCTGGGCCAGCCTCGACCAGAGCGTCCTGGCCCTCGAGACCTACAAGGACCGGCTCGACGACATCACGCGCCAGGAAGTGCCCGAACGCTTCCGCCAGGAGATCGAACCGTCCCGCCAGGCCATCGCCTCCCTGCGGGAGAGCGTGGCCGCCGCCCGCGACGCCGTGGCCGACGAGACCTCGACCCTTCGCGACCTGGCCGGCCAGGTCGCGAAGGCCGAGGCCGCCTTGCAGGCCAATCTGGCCGCGAGCTGGAAGGCCTATTACACCGAAATTTTCCCCTCGCCCGTCTCCGCCTCCTTCCTTCAGGCCCTGTCCCAGAACCTCGAGGACTGGGACCTGTGGATCGGCCTTTGCGGCGAGCTCTTGCGCACGCGCCACAACCAGCGGGAGCTCTGGCGCGGCGCGGCCACGGGCGGCGGGCTGGCCCTGGCCGTGCTGGCCGCCGCCCTGGTCGTGGCCCGCCTGTCCCGGCGCGGGGTCCAGGCGTCCGTCAACCCGGGGACCATCGTCAAGGCCGGGGGGTGCGTGGCGGCCGGGGTCTTTTTCCTGGCCGTGGCCCAGCGCGCGCCCTTTTTCCTTTTCACGGGCCTAAGCTCCATCGGGGAGATCCTGCTGACCGCCTCCCTGGTCCACCTGTCGCGGCTGCGCCGGCCAAGCGAGGCCGCGCCGCCCCGGCCGCCGATCCTGTGGCCCACCTGGCGCCTTTTCGCCCTGGGCCTGCTCCTGGAGGCGGTCCGCGTCCCGGAAGTCTTCATGGGTCCCATCCTGGCCGTGGTGCTGGCCGTGGCGGCCGTCGCCTTTTTCAAGCGGCGAAAGGCCACCCCGCGCCGGCAGCGGCTGGACCGGGCCATCACCACCGCACTCGCCTTCCTGCTGCCGCTCCTGGCCGGCTTGGCCCTTTGCGGCCTGCCCCAGACCGCCGTCCTTGGCGCGTCGTTTCTTTTCTACGTCGGCCTGGCCCTGCGCTACGCCGGGCTGACCACCCGGTTCCTGGATCACCGGGAGACGGACCGCCACCCGGCCAAGCCGCACCTGCTGTTCGCCGTCGCCGCCGCGGCCGGGTATCCGTTTTTCTTCCTCACCTACCTTTTCCTCTTCCTGTGGCTGCTTTCCACCCAGTTCGGCGGGGAAAACGTGTTCCTGGAACTGTTGACCACCGAGACCCACATCGAATCCGTGGGCATAAGCCTCAAGAAAATCGCCTCCCTGCTCGCCGGTTTCTACGCCACCCGGGCCGGCATGGCCCTGGCCGCAGCCGGTATCGCCGGCGTGGCCGCCCGCCGCCGGGACATCGAGCGCGGGGCCAAGTCCTCGCTTCTGACCATCAACACCTACGGCTGGTGGGGGCTTTATGCCCTGTTTGCCATGTCCGTGCTCGGGCTGTCCCTGACGAGCGTGGCCGTGGTGGCCGGCGGCCTGTCGGTCGGCATCGGTTTCGGCCTGCAGACCATGGTCAACAATTTCATAAGCGGCCTGATTCTCCTTTTCGGCCGGTCCGTCCAGGCCGGGGACACCATCCAGCTCGGGGATGCGACGGGCGTGGTCAAGGAGGTCAACATCCGCAACACCGAGGTCCTGACCACGGAAAACGCCACGGTCTTCGTGCCCAACTCCGAGCTGGTTTCCGGCAAGATCGTCAACTGGAGCCACCGGGACCCGAGCGTGCGCCGAGACATCGGCGTGGGCGTGGCCTACGGCTCGGACACGGGGCAGGTGCGCGAGCTGCTCCTGGCGGCCGCCGCCTCCTGCCCGGCGGTCCTCGGCAATCCGCCTGCCACCGTTCTGCACTGGGACTTCGGCCCGAGCACCCTCGATTTCCGGCTGCGGGTCTGGCTGGCCGACGTGGCCGGGGCCGTGACCGCCGCCTGCGCCATCCGCGAGGCCATCGACCGGCTCTTCCGCCAGGCCGGCATCGAGATCGCCTTTCCCCAGGCCGACCTGCACCTGCGCTCGGCCCCGGTCCTGGAACGGCTTCTGGACAGCCATCTTACCGGGACCCGGGAGCGGCTGGAAGAACACGCCGTCCGGCTGGACGATCTGGAACGAAAAAACCGCCGGTCCGAAAAAACCGCCGGCGGACCGCAAGAGGAAGTCCCCCATGACCCAGACCAATGA
- a CDS encoding DUF2065 domain-containing protein — protein MQFDWKLFLTALGLAFILEGLPYFLGAEKMPVVLRALAERRPGELRALGMTAIVAGLALIFVLRATGG, from the coding sequence ATGCAATTCGATTGGAAGCTTTTCCTGACGGCGTTGGGGCTGGCCTTTATCCTGGAAGGGCTGCCGTATTTCCTGGGAGCCGAGAAGATGCCCGTGGTGTTGCGCGCCCTGGCCGAACGGCGGCCCGGCGAGCTGCGGGCCCTCGGCATGACGGCCATCGTGGCCGGATTGGCGCTCATTTTCGTGCTGCGCGCGACCGGGGGCTGA
- a CDS encoding RNA methyltransferase yields MLDNLTIVLFRPKFSENVGAAARACANMGVSRLVLVDPPAFDPDRARPMATSKGGLLLDTLEIVPTLAAAVAGAEAVYGTTARLGGWRKGEVTPAEAADGICRTLGAGGGVAVVFGPEDAGLSNQETQLCGRLVNIPTAGEATSLNLAQAVLVVCYEVFKAASGLAGDVAGQTPSRAATHAERESLFAALRETLLAIDFLKADNPDYWMLPVRRFIDRVGLRRQEFNLLMGVCRQVKWAVGQGGKKSAGS; encoded by the coding sequence ATGCTCGACAACCTGACCATCGTCTTATTTCGGCCGAAATTTTCGGAAAACGTGGGCGCGGCCGCCCGGGCCTGCGCCAACATGGGCGTCTCCCGCCTGGTGCTGGTCGATCCGCCGGCCTTCGATCCCGACCGGGCCCGGCCCATGGCCACGAGCAAGGGCGGCCTGCTCCTCGACACCCTCGAAATCGTCCCCACCCTGGCTGCGGCCGTGGCCGGGGCCGAGGCGGTCTACGGCACCACCGCCCGGCTCGGCGGCTGGCGCAAGGGCGAGGTCACGCCCGCCGAGGCGGCCGACGGCATCTGCCGGACCCTTGGCGCGGGCGGCGGCGTGGCCGTCGTCTTCGGCCCGGAGGACGCCGGGCTCTCCAACCAGGAGACCCAGTTGTGCGGCCGGCTGGTCAACATCCCGACCGCCGGCGAGGCCACTTCGCTCAATCTGGCCCAGGCCGTGCTGGTGGTCTGCTACGAGGTCTTCAAGGCGGCCAGCGGGCTGGCCGGCGACGTGGCCGGCCAGACGCCCTCCCGGGCCGCCACCCACGCCGAGCGGGAATCGCTTTTCGCCGCCCTTCGCGAGACGCTTCTCGCCATCGACTTTCTCAAGGCCGACAACCCGGACTACTGGATGCTGCCGGTGCGCCGCTTCATCGACCGGGTGGGCCTGCGGCGCCAGGAATTCAACCTGCTCATGGGCGTGTGCCGGCAGGTCAAGTGGGCCGTCGGCCAGGGCGGGAAAAAATCCGCCGGCTCCTGA
- a CDS encoding flavodoxin domain-containing protein, which yields MRHIAMVYDTVSGSTADMGAIIRDVLRQESTVTTLSVNASDSLESYDAVIIGSPMRFGWCTSKMQAFLKRHSAQLAHKKVAFFFSMLYVVRIAEEPADEGRLFLDPGLAIATIPKKAATGMDKTHSVGFFQRRRCHNAPTIDPVSIAYFKGRLVLERLPLFERLFMKMVTTFTKKEQKGEFLNPAAVRGWAEELAHRL from the coding sequence ATGCGGCACATCGCCATGGTCTATGACACCGTTTCCGGTTCGACAGCCGACATGGGCGCCATTATCCGGGATGTCTTGCGCCAGGAAAGCACAGTGACCACCTTGTCTGTGAATGCCAGTGATTCATTGGAGTCGTATGATGCGGTGATCATCGGCAGTCCCATGCGCTTTGGCTGGTGCACCTCCAAGATGCAGGCGTTCCTCAAAAGACATAGCGCTCAGCTTGCCCACAAAAAGGTCGCCTTCTTTTTCAGCATGCTCTATGTGGTTCGTATCGCGGAAGAGCCGGCCGATGAGGGACGTCTCTTTCTCGATCCGGGCTTGGCGATCGCCACCATCCCGAAAAAAGCAGCTACCGGCATGGATAAAACGCATTCCGTGGGTTTTTTCCAACGACGCCGTTGCCACAACGCGCCTACCATCGACCCGGTATCCATCGCTTATTTCAAGGGGCGGTTGGTGCTTGAGCGCTTGCCGCTTTTTGAGCGTCTCTTCATGAAAATGGTGACCACTTTCACGAAAAAGGAACAGAAAGGGGAATTCCTGAATCCGGCGGCGGTGCGAGGTTGGGCAGAGGAGCTGGCGCACCGGTTGTGA
- a CDS encoding ubiquinone/menaquinone biosynthesis methyltransferase: MADLPVPGESGRVSGMFGRVAGSYDLLNHLLSGGLDIAWRRAMVRALLTPGLPPGPLLDLAAGTLDVSIMLARHGDRTIVAADPCRPMLTRGVAKLTAETRGRIHPVEGDGLSLPLADGSVAGATIAFGIRNIRPRPEAFAELARVIRPGGRLMVLEFGTGKRRLWGGCYNFYLRRVLPVIGKIVSGDDEAYRYLAATISEFPHEDALAAEMRQAGFRDVTYRAMTGGIVFLHAGIKGA; the protein is encoded by the coding sequence ATGGCTGATCTCCCCGTGCCGGGCGAATCGGGGCGCGTGTCCGGCATGTTCGGCCGGGTGGCCGGTTCCTACGATCTTTTAAACCACCTGCTTTCGGGCGGGCTCGACATCGCCTGGCGGCGGGCCATGGTCCGGGCCCTGCTGACCCCGGGCCTGCCGCCGGGGCCCCTGCTGGACCTGGCCGCCGGCACGCTCGACGTGTCGATCATGCTGGCCCGCCACGGCGACCGCACGATCGTGGCCGCCGATCCCTGCCGGCCGATGCTCACCCGGGGCGTGGCCAAACTGACGGCGGAAACCCGCGGCCGCATCCATCCGGTCGAGGGCGACGGGTTGTCCCTGCCCCTGGCCGACGGGTCCGTGGCCGGGGCCACCATCGCCTTTGGCATCCGAAACATCCGGCCGCGGCCCGAGGCCTTTGCCGAGCTGGCCCGGGTCATCCGGCCCGGCGGCCGGCTGATGGTCCTGGAATTCGGCACCGGCAAGCGCCGGCTGTGGGGCGGGTGCTACAACTTCTACCTGCGCCGGGTCCTGCCGGTCATCGGCAAGATCGTGTCCGGCGACGACGAGGCCTACCGCTATCTGGCCGCGACCATAAGCGAATTTCCCCACGAGGATGCGCTGGCCGCCGAGATGCGCCAAGCCGGCTTTCGGGACGTGACCTACCGGGCCATGACCGGCGGCATCGTCTTCCTGCATGCCGGCATCAAAGGCGCGTAA